GCCGGACCGGCCCGATCCGGGGCCTGAATCGTTACTGAAGCCCTAACGAATTGTGTGGCAAAAATGCCAACTCCTTAGCAAAGCGTTAGCGTCTCGCCGCCAATGGTATGGGCGCCTCAGCCCTCTGGAAGTAGTGTGCCGTGGTGGGCCCGGTGACTCGGCCCTCGCGAGCGGAGTAAAGACAAATGGCCTTGTCTGAGTTTTGTCGCGCTGCGACGATGGCCTTCTTGTGTGCAGCAACGCTGATGTTGGCCGGATGCGGAGGCGGGATCGAATCGCTGGACGTCCTGTCGGCCTCCGCGGACGGCGCTTCCGACGAGGACGTCACCGGCTTCAAGAAGATCGGCAAGCCCTACAAAGTGGGCGGCCGCTGGTACACGCCCAAGCACGACGAAGACTACGACAAGACCGGCAAGGCCTCCTGGTACGGCCCCCAGTTCCACGGCAAGTCGACCGCCAACGGCGAGGTCTTCGACCAGGACTCGCTGACCGCAGCGCACCCCACGCTGCCGCTTCCCTCTTATGTCCGCGTCACCGTGCTGAAGACCGGCAAATCCGCCGTCCTGCGCGTCAACGACCGCGGCCCCTTCCATCGCGGCCGCATCATCGACGTGTCGAAGGGCGCGGCGACGAAGCTCGGCTTCCGCGCCGCCGGCTCGGCGAAGGTGCGGGTCGAGTATCTCGGCGAGGCGCCCGTCGGCGGCGGTGACAAGGAGACGCTGGTCGCCGAATCGAAGTTCGGCAAATCGTCGTCGAAATCCCTGGCGAACTACCTGTTCGGCAGCGATGACGACGACGAGGAAGAGGGCAAGGTCGAGGTTCGCCTCGCGTCCGCCAAGCCCGCCGGTAAGGACGAGCAGGACGCGCGCAACAATCCTCTGCGCGCGCAGCCGGAGCGCAGCAACGATTCGAACCTGCCGGGCGTGAACCTGCGCTCCTACAAGCCGGCGATGCTGACCGCCTCGGTCCAGCCCAGCGCCGTGCAGGCCTACCAGGCCGAGATCCGCAAGGAGAGCGGCGGCGGCGGCGCGGTGGAGGCGGTGATCGCCATGAACGAGCCCGTCGGCTCGCTCGAAGAGGAAGAGATCGTCCCCAGCACGGCCGCTGTCGCCACCGTGTCGGAGGAGACGGTCGCCGCCAGCCAGTCCCGCGTGACCGGCGCCTTCGACATGTTCGGCGCCGCACCCAGTGACGCCGCCGCCACGGCCGGCGGCGAAACCACGGCCGCATTGCAGGGCGCCGGCACCTCGGAGTAACGTCCGGGCGGTCGAGCTCGGGGCGGGATTTGGTGAAGGGCGCGTTCGTAACCTTCGAAGGCGGTGACGGTGCCGGCAAGTCGACCCAGGCGCGCCGTCTGGCCGTCACGCTGCGCGCCAAGGGCCGCACCGTGACGCTGACGCGAGAGCCCGGCGGCTCCCCGTGGGCCGAGCGGCTGCGCGCGGCGCTCCTGTCCGAGCATGGCGCGGAGCTGAGCCCGGCGGAGCAGGCGCTGTTGTTCGCCGCCGCCCGAGCCGACCACGTGGACACCTTGATCGCCCCCGCGCTCGCCGCCGGCCACGTCGTCATCTGCGACCGCTTCGCCGATTCGACCGAGGCCTACCAGGGCGCCGCCGGGGTCTCCGCGGCACGCCTCGCCACCCTCGGCGCGCTGGTCGTTGGCGACACCGTGCCCGACCTGACGATCGTGCTCGACTGCCCGGCCGACATCGGCCATGTGCGCACCGCGCGCCGCGGCGGCGCCGACCCGTTCGACCGTGCCGAGACGCAGATCCGGGAGAGACGCCGGCAGGCTTTCCTCGCGATCGCGGCGCGCGAACCAGGGCGCTGCGCCGTGGTAGACGCCACGCAGCCGGCCGATATCGTCGCCGACCGCATCTGGCGCATCGCCAGCGAGCGGCTCGCCCTGCTTCAGGCCGCGTGAGCCGCGCCCGCTGATGGCCAGAGCCCCCCGCGCGCCCAAGCCCATGGAAGGCGCGCCCGCCGAACCGGACATGCTGGACAATGCCCCGCCACCGCGTGAGGCGCAGACCCTCGTCGGCCACGGTGAGGCGGTGGGCCGGCTGATGGAGGCGTTCGCCGCCGGCACCCCGCCGCAGGCGATCCTGCTGGAAGGGCCGCGCGGGATCGGCAAGGCGACGCTCGCCTTCCGTCTGGCGCGGGCGCTCCTGAGTACGCTCCCCGGCCAGCCGCTGCCCGACGACCTGTGGGACGATCCGCAGAGCCGCACGGCGCATCAGGTCGCCGCCGGAACGCACCCCGGCCTCGTCCACCTGACGCGGCCCTGGGACGAGAAGGGCAAGAAATTCAAGAGCGAGCTGACCGTCGACGAGGTGCGCCGCATCGTCCCGTTCCTGGGATCGACCGCGGCGGACGGCGGCTGGCGCGTCGTCATCGTCGACGCGGTGGACGACATGAACATCAACGCCTCCAACGCGCTCCTCAAGGCGCTGGAGGAGCCGCCGCGGCGCACGCTCTTCATCCTCGTCGCCCACGTCTCCGGCCGGGTCATGGCGACCATCCGCTCGCGCTGCCGCGCCATCCGCATGCGTCCGCTCAGCGAGGACGAGGTGAGGGGGGCCCTCAACGCGCTCAGAGCCGACCCGTCGACCGCCAAGCTGGGCGAGGGCTCGGTTCGCCGCGCGCTCGGCCTCGCCAACGCGGGGGCGGACGTGGTGCGCTCGGCGCAGCGGCTGCTCGCGCCGTCGATGGTGCGGGACATCCGGGCGCAACACCAGCTCGCCGAGATGGCCGCCCAGCGCCGCGACGACGCGTTCGCGACGGTCCTGGAGCTGGTGCTCGACGCCATTGCCGGGCGCGCCAAACACGGGGCAGGGCGCTTGCCCCTCCCCGCGCTGGACACCTACGCCGCGCTCTACCTCTCCGTGACGGACGACCGCCGGCGCATCGAGGTCTTCAACCTCGACCGCAAGGAAATGGTGCTGGCCGTGCTGTCGCGCCTCTCGGCCGCGGACAAGGCGGCTGGTCTGACTTGACATTGCCGCCCACGGGGGCAGAAGCATCGCGCCATGAGCCAGCAGTTCACCATCACGACGGCGATCTCGTACCCGAACGGGGCGCCCCACATCGGCCACGCCTACGAGCTGATCGCTACCGACGCGATCGCCCGGTTCAAGCGTCTCGACGGCTACACCGTCCATTTCTCGACCGGCACCGACGAGCACGGCCAGAAGATGGTGGAGACCGCGGCCAAGGAAGGGATCCCGGTCGCCGAACTCGCCGACCGCAACACCGGCCTCTTCCGCAAGATGGCCGAGGTGCTGGGCTCCAGCCACGACGACTTCATCTCCACCCGCGAGCCGCGCCACATCGAGGCGAGCCAGGCGATCTGGGAGAAGATGGTCGCCGCGGGCGACATCTACCTCGGCAACTACGGCGGCTGGTACTC
This portion of the Acuticoccus sp. I52.16.1 genome encodes:
- the tmk gene encoding dTMP kinase translates to MKGAFVTFEGGDGAGKSTQARRLAVTLRAKGRTVTLTREPGGSPWAERLRAALLSEHGAELSPAEQALLFAAARADHVDTLIAPALAAGHVVICDRFADSTEAYQGAAGVSAARLATLGALVVGDTVPDLTIVLDCPADIGHVRTARRGGADPFDRAETQIRERRRQAFLAIAAREPGRCAVVDATQPADIVADRIWRIASERLALLQAA
- a CDS encoding DNA polymerase III subunit delta', translating into MARAPRAPKPMEGAPAEPDMLDNAPPPREAQTLVGHGEAVGRLMEAFAAGTPPQAILLEGPRGIGKATLAFRLARALLSTLPGQPLPDDLWDDPQSRTAHQVAAGTHPGLVHLTRPWDEKGKKFKSELTVDEVRRIVPFLGSTAADGGWRVVIVDAVDDMNINASNALLKALEEPPRRTLFILVAHVSGRVMATIRSRCRAIRMRPLSEDEVRGALNALRADPSTAKLGEGSVRRALGLANAGADVVRSAQRLLAPSMVRDIRAQHQLAEMAAQRRDDAFATVLELVLDAIAGRAKHGAGRLPLPALDTYAALYLSVTDDRRRIEVFNLDRKEMVLAVLSRLSAADKAAGLT
- a CDS encoding septal ring lytic transglycosylase RlpA family protein, which encodes MCAATLMLAGCGGGIESLDVLSASADGASDEDVTGFKKIGKPYKVGGRWYTPKHDEDYDKTGKASWYGPQFHGKSTANGEVFDQDSLTAAHPTLPLPSYVRVTVLKTGKSAVLRVNDRGPFHRGRIIDVSKGAATKLGFRAAGSAKVRVEYLGEAPVGGGDKETLVAESKFGKSSSKSLANYLFGSDDDDEEEGKVEVRLASAKPAGKDEQDARNNPLRAQPERSNDSNLPGVNLRSYKPAMLTASVQPSAVQAYQAEIRKESGGGGAVEAVIAMNEPVGSLEEEEIVPSTAAVATVSEETVAASQSRVTGAFDMFGAAPSDAAATAGGETTAALQGAGTSE